One Diospyros lotus cultivar Yz01 chromosome 1, ASM1463336v1, whole genome shotgun sequence genomic window carries:
- the LOC127799424 gene encoding uncharacterized protein LOC127799424 — translation MEKEAKKEAFRKYLESSGVLDVLTKGLVALYEQNDKPSSAIEFIQQKLGGPTISEYEKLQAEISDLQIKYDELLAAHQEKCRELEELKKSHTVASFAVTIGDESPKDDSESTK, via the exons ATG GAAAAGGAAGCCAAGAAGGAAGCTTTCAGGAAGTACCTGGAGTCTAGTGGAGTTCTTGATGTTCTGACAAAAG GTCTTGTTGCGCTGTATGAGCAGAATGATAAACCTTCTTCAGCTATAGA GTTCATTCAGCAAAAGTTGGGCGGTCCAACTATATCAGAGTATGAAAAGCTGCAAGCTGAAATATCGGATTTACAAATAAAGTATGATGAGCTTTTGGCAGCACACCAGGAGAAGTGCAGGGAA CTTGAGGAATTGAAAAAATCGCACACAGTGGCATCTTTTGCAGTAACCATTGGTGATGAGTCCCCAAAGGATGACTCAGAGAGTACGAAGTAA